One window from the genome of Pseudoliparis swirei isolate HS2019 ecotype Mariana Trench chromosome 24, NWPU_hadal_v1, whole genome shotgun sequence encodes:
- the tapt1b gene encoding transmembrane anterior posterior transformation protein 1 homolog, producing MADLLSSGLGEEQEKEKEDKEWGGKAAKTEENQEKDGVTETLGFNDKNGGSKGKKRNLSDLSLVRFITTELTRGYFLEHNEAKYTERRERVYTFLRIPKELEKLMTFGFFLCLDAFLYVFTLLPLRVILALLRLLTVPCCGLSGSRLLQPAQVCDVLKGFIMVLCYTMMSYVDYSMMYHLIRGQSVIKLYIIYNMLEVADRLFSSFGQDILDALYWTATEPKEKKRAHIGVIPHFLMAVLYVFLHAILIMVQATTLNVAFNSHNKSLLTIMMSNNFVEIKGSVFKKFEKNNLFQMSNSDIKERFTHYILLLIVCLRNMEQFSWNTDHLWVLFPDVIMVIASEVAVDIVKHAFITKFNDISADVYGEYRASLAFDLVSSRQKNAYTDYSDSVSRRMGFIPLPLALLLIRVVTSSVKIQGSLSFMCVLLFYLGMITLKVLNSIILLGTSCVFVKEAKMEEKLFNPPPSVVSSRANSRTHRSKHDPTSPPQEPTTEKGGTSPAADSSAPVNAAESSAPTFPKSDSDTFLTTPDEEDDDKINANTGLEGDRTPKKDLLEIDRFTICGNRID from the exons ATGGCGGACTTGTTGTCGTCAGGTCTGGGAGAGGaacaggagaaggagaaggaggacaagGAGTGGGGCGGGAAGGCTGCCAAAACAGAGGAGAACCAGGAGAAAGACGGAGTCACAGAGACGTTGGGGTTCAACGATAAAAATGGAGGCAGTAAGGGGAAGAAACGCAACCTGTCAG ACTTGTCCCTGGTCAGATTTATAACCACTGAGCTGACCAGAGGATACTTCCTGGAACACAATGAGGCCAAATACACCGAGCGCAGAGAGAGGGTCTACACCTTCCTCCGTATCCCCAAAGAGCTGGAAAAG TTGATGACATTCGGCTTCTTCCTCTGTCTGGATGCCTTCCTCTATGTTTTCACCCTGCTGCCCCTCAGGGTGATTCTGGCCCTTTTACGGCTCCTCACGGTGCCTTGCTGTGGCCTCAG tggcTCCCGCCTGCTCCAGCCagctcaggtgtgtgatgtgCTGAAAGGCTTCATCATGGTGCTGTGTTACACTATGATGAGCTACGTGGATTACTCCATGATGTACCACCTTATCAGGGGACAGTCTGTTATCAAACTGTACATCATATACAACATGCTAGAG GTGGCGGACCGCCTGTTCTCCTCATTTGGTCAGGACATCCTGGACGCTCTGTACTGGACAGCCACCGAAcccaaggagaagaagagagcgcACATAGGCGTGATACCTCACTTCCTCATGGCTGTGCTCTACGTCT TTCTCCATGCCATCCTCATCATGGTTCAGGCCACCACTCTAAACGTCGCCTTCAACTCCCACAACAAGTCCCTGCTCACCATCATGATGTCAAACAAC TTTGTGGAGATCAAAGGAAGCGTGTTCAAGAAGTTTGAAAAGAACAACCTTTTCCAGATGTCCAACAGTG acATAAAAGAGAGGTTCACCCACTACATCCTCCTGCTCATCGTCTGTCTGAGAAACATGGAGCAGTTCTCATGGAACACTG ACCATTTGTGGGTGCTGTTTCCTGATGTCATCATGGTGATAGCCTCCGAGGTTGCCGTGGACATTGTGAAGCACGCCTTCATCACCAAATTCAATGACATCAGTGCTGAT GTGTACGGAGAATACAGAGCCAGCCTTGCCTTTGACCTTGTCAGCAGTCGACAGAAAAAC GCTTACACAGACTACAGTGACTCAGTATCCAGAAGAATGGGCTTCATCCCCCTTCCTTTAGCTCTGCTG TTGATCCGAGTAGTAACCAGCTCAGTGAAGATCCAGGGTTCGCTCTCCTTTATGTGTGTGCTGCTGTTCTACCTGGG GATGATCACTCTGAAGGTGCTCAACAGTATCATTCTGCTGGGGACGTCCTGTGTGTTTGTCAAAGAGGCCaagatggaggagaagctctTCAACCCTCCACCCTCAGTTGTCTCCAGCCGCGCAAACTCCCGAACTCACCGCTCCAAACACGATCCCACTTCACCACCGCAAG AACCCACGACTGAAAAAGGAGGAACATCTCCGGCAGCAGACAGCTCCGCGCCTGTCAACGCGGCGGAGAGCTCTGCCCCGACATTCCCCAAAAGCGACTCGGACACATTCTTGACCACGCCagacgaggaggacgatgaCAAGATCAACGCCAATACGGGACTGGAAGGGGACAGAACGCCCAAGAAAGATTTGCTGGAAATAGACCGCTTCACCATCTGTGGCAACCGAATAGACTGA